AATACCCTATGAAATAAGAGGTTACATAAGAAAGTATAGTTACAAAGGTAAATTTCAAAGTCTGACTTAAATACCATTCATTCACCTTGAAAGTAAAATTCCTATTCAGAAAAAAACTACAAATTCCACCAATTATATTTCCACAACTTGTTGAAATCCAATAATTGAAATGAAATAAATTATAAAAAAGATAAATACTAGACAAACCAATTAAAGTATTAATAACCCCTACTAAAAGAAATCTCAGGAACTCAAATCTTTTTATAATATTCATAAATTATAGGGCTCTTTTTCTTGTTGCTGAGCTTCTATTTCAATATTTATAGTTTCTCTTACAAGAAATAGCGGTCTACGTTTACTCTCACCATATACACGACCAATATATTCTCCAATGATTCCAATTGTAATTAACTGAACTCCCCCCAAAAACAATACAGTAACCATAAGAGATGGATAGCCAGGAACCGGATTTCCATATATCAATGTATTTATCATTAAAAAAAGTGCACGGATCAATGCAAAAATTGACACAATGAAGCCTAAATACATAGCAAGTTGTAGAGGAGCAAAGCTAAAAGATGTAATCCCTTCAATAGCAAAATTCCATAACTTCCAATAATTAAAACTGGTTTTCCCAGCAAATCTTGCATCCCGAAGATATGATATACTTGTCTGTTTAAATCCTACCCAACTAAAAAGCCCCTTCATAAATCGGTGACTTTCTGGTAAGTTATTTACAGCATTAACAACTTGTCTAGACATCAAACGAAAATCCCCAGTATCGGCCGGAATATCTATTTTCGTTATTCGTCTTATAAATTTATAAAAAAAACTGGCTGTTGCTTTCTTTATGAAAGTCTCTCCATCCCTTTTAGTTCTTGTTGCATAAACAACATCGTATCCTTCTTGCCACTTTTCAACCATCAAGGGAATGAGTTCAGGTGGATCTTGCAAATCGGCATCTATAGGGATTACTATATCCCCTTTAGAATATTTCAAACCTGCACTCATTGCAATTTCCTTACCAAAATTTCTAGACAAATCAATGACCTTGATTCTGTAATCAGTAGAGGCAATTTCTCTTAATCTAGCATGAGTATTGTCTTTGCTACCATCATTAATACATATGATTTCATAATCATAGTTATGCTTATTTAGTACTTCTGAAATGCGTTCATAAAAAAAATCAATGTTGTCAATTTCATTATACATAGGTACAACTAATGACATCTTAAATTTCATTCTTATATCCCCTCTTAATTCAAGCCTACTTACTTCTAGTGATCTAAATCCCCAACTTGAATATACGGATCGTCCCCTTCAGTGTATAAGTTAGTGGAATCACCATCAAAACCCTTTAACTCAACTTGTGCAGTTTCTTTGATTTTGTTACGTAGCGCACTCCCCTTAAGAACCAAGGCTTTTTTATTTTTCTCTGTAATAATAATTGATTTAATAGGTACTAACTTATGAGGGGTAGTTCCTATGTCAAATCTGAACTTTTGAATATGATTTAATGGAATACTAGTTTTAAATACTTTGTTATGATCTAGTTGCTGACTGATGGAATCCTTTTCGTTAAAGCCATTACCCCTGTCATAAAACAGTTGAAAAATATCAGTTTGAGGATACTTAAACTCAACCTGAATATCAACATCTTCTGTATAATCATTTATGAATTTCAACTGCGGATCATACCCATTAGTGTATATGTTTAATATACCACTCTCTGCTTTTATCTTGGAAATATCATGAAGTGGATAAAATAGACTTTCCAACTTTTTTGCATCATATTTCAGATGAACATTATTATTATCGAATTCGATACTCTTTATTTGTACATTCTGATTTGTTAAAATACCGGGATCTAATCTGAAACTATAAATTGGCTTATTGGGCAGT
The Paenibacillus peoriae DNA segment above includes these coding regions:
- a CDS encoding GtrA family protein encodes the protein MNIIKRFEFLRFLLVGVINTLIGLSSIYLFYNLFHFNYWISTSCGNIIGGICSFFLNRNFTFKVNEWYLSQTLKFTFVTILSYVTSYFIGYFLMPLLEYMDKLLILNVIGVGNVSILIASGLYTVFNYFGHKYYTFNTKITDN
- a CDS encoding glycosyltransferase family 2 protein; protein product: MKFKMSLVVPMYNEIDNIDFFYERISEVLNKHNYDYEIICINDGSKDNTHARLREIASTDYRIKVIDLSRNFGKEIAMSAGLKYSKGDIVIPIDADLQDPPELIPLMVEKWQEGYDVVYATRTKRDGETFIKKATASFFYKFIRRITKIDIPADTGDFRLMSRQVVNAVNNLPESHRFMKGLFSWVGFKQTSISYLRDARFAGKTSFNYWKLWNFAIEGITSFSFAPLQLAMYLGFIVSIFALIRALFLMINTLIYGNPVPGYPSLMVTVLFLGGVQLITIGIIGEYIGRVYGESKRRPLFLVRETINIEIEAQQQEKEPYNL